The following coding sequences are from one Manis pentadactyla isolate mManPen7 chromosome 13, mManPen7.hap1, whole genome shotgun sequence window:
- the ETF1 gene encoding eukaryotic peptide chain release factor subunit 1 has product MADDPSAADRNVEIWKIKKLIKSLEAARGNGTSMISLIIPPKDQISRVAKMLADEFGTASNIKSRVNRLSVLGAITSVQQRLKLYNKVPPNGLVVYCGTIVTEEGKEKKVNIDFEPFKPINTSLYLCDNKFHTEALTALLSDDSKFGFIVIDGSGALFGTLQGNTREVLHKFTVDLPKKHGRGGQSALRFARLRMEKRHNYVRKVAETAVQLFISGDKVNVAGLVLAGSADFKTELSQSDMFDQRLQSKVLKLVDISYGGENGFNQAIELSTEVLSNVKFIQEKKLIGRYFDEISQDTGKYCFGVEDTLKALEMGAVEILIVYENLDIMRYVLHCQGTEEEKILYLTPEQEKDKSHFTDKETGQEHELIESMPLLEWFANNYKKFGATLEIVTDKSQEGSQFVKGFGGIGGILRYRVDFQGMEYQGGDDEFFDLDDY; this is encoded by the exons CAATGGGACAAGCATGATATCATTGATCATTCCCCCAAAAGACCAGATATCACGAGTGGCGAAAATGTTAGCAGATGAGTTTGGAACCGCATCTAACATTAAGTCACGAGTAAACCGCCTTTCAGTCCTGGGAGCCATTACGTCTGTACAACAAAGACTCAAACTTTATAACAAAG tACCTCCAAATGGCCTGGTTGTTTACTGTGGTACAATTGTAacggaagaaggaaaggaaaagaaagtcaaTATTGACTTTGAACCTTTTAAACCAATTAATACGTCATTGTATTTGTGTGACAACAAATTTCATACAGAG GCTCTTACAGCACTACTTTCAGATGACAGCAAATTTGGCTTCATTGTAATAGATGGTAGTGGTGCCCTTTTTGGCACACTCCAAGGAAACACAAGAGAAGTCCTGCACAAATTCACTGTGGATCTCCCAAAGAAACACG GTAGAGGAGGTCAGTCAGCCTTGCGTTTTGCCCGTTTAAGAATGGAAAAGCGACATAACTATGTTCGGAAAGTAGCTGAGACTGCTGTGCAGCTGTTTATTTCTGGGGACAAAGTGAATGTGGCTGGTCTCGTTTTAGCTGGATCAGCTGACTTCAAAACTGAACTAAGTCAATCTGATATGTTTGATCAG AGGTTGCagtcaaaagttttaaaattagttGATATATCCTATGGTGGTGAAAATGGATTCAACCAAGCTATTGAGTTATCTACTGAAGTCCTCTCCAACGTGAAATTCATtcaagagaagaaattaatag GACGATACTTTGATGAAATCAGCCAGGACACGGGCAAGTACTGTTTTGGAGTTGAAGATACACTAAAGGCTTTAGAAATGGGAGCTGTAGAGATTCTAATAGTCTATGAAAATCTGGATATAATGAGATATGTTCTTCATTGCCAAGGCACAGAAG AGGAGAAAATTCTCTATCTAACTCCAGAACAAGAGAAGGATAAATCTCATTTCACAGACAAAGAG ACAGGACAGGAACATGAACTGATTGAGAGTATGCCCTTACTGGAATGGTTTGCTAACAACTATAAAAAATTTGGAGCTACGTTGGAAATTGTCACAGATAAATCACAAGAAGGATCCCAATTTGTGAAAGGATTTGGTGGAATTGGAG GTATCTTGCGGTACCGAGTAGATTTCCAGGGAATGGAATACCAAGGAGGAGACGATGAATTTTTTGACCTTGATGACTACTAG